GAACTTCTCTCGCTTGCTGCTTACGTAACTTTGTAATAACATTGTTTCGCGATACGATTTTATGAAATACCACAGTTCTCATTAATAACTTCTAATGCTGAACGATATTAGAATTTTCTCCAAGTATTaattaactgaaaaataatcattataacTATCATCAATGAATAATAACTGCGATACTAATCTAACATTAATTACCGATGTTTTTTTTACTGACAtccctgatggaaatattttgctgaaagtactataaaatcaatgaaaagtaaaatgaaagtttttgaaaaattactgaatatatttcaaaataaatcataattttcagtatgaaaatttaatgtaatactatgaaatataaggaaagttaaaatatattgctcAAAAGTAATACAagagttttgaaataattatcattataaaatttactgaattaaactgaaaattgttactttttaatgaaatattgctgaaatatttatgaaattaattaatggggtcaactgagaaaaattttcaaatacatttcagcaaaatttcgttaaattttcagaaaaatatttccatcagggaTGTTACGACGTTCACACATTTATTGTCATCATCTTTAAactgagaaaaatgtatttgaaaagtCTTTAATCATGTGTGTGCGTAATTCATgtgaatgtataaataatattggcAGTGAGATGCGGCCATAAATATGTGCATTAAAATGAATCATACGTGCGCTTCCTAGATATTAAGtacattaaatacattaacatATTCTCGCAACATATTATTAGACAACGTAAATTATATCaacgtaaattatatattttttattaaattaatttctttaattttactcGGCTACCTTATAATCGATAAccaatcattttataatgattCTGATTTCCGTTTCTTCGATACAGTTCACTGGACCGCGAACGCGAAAGCAGTTACACCTTCCTCATAGTGGCGACGGATAGCGGCAAGGACCACGCGATGAGCACTTCGATACCAGTCGAGATCAACATCAGCGACGTGAACGATAATGCGCCTGTCTTCGAGGAATATCCCTTTCGGACGCGCGTATCCATCGGCACGCAGCCAGGTCAGAACATTCTTCGGGTGTCGGCAAATGACGCCGACGACGGTCCCAACGGAGAGGTCGTGTACTCGTTCCTACACGAGCAGGAGAAGCCGAAGTTTCGGATTAATCCCAGTACCGGCGAGGTGACGGCGAGCCTGTCGCTGTCGCAAGACAACGGCAAAACTTACTACCTGGAGGTGCTGGCTAGGGATAAGGGAAACCCGCCGAAAAGCGCCAAGGGTCTGATCGAACTGCAAGTCGGTGATCATGCAGACCTAGCGCTCGCCCTCAAGTTTCAGAACGACACGTACAACGTCGTTGTTCCGGAAAACTCGGCAGCTGGCACGGAGATCGTCCAGATCACCGCGGTGCGCACTGACGGCAGAAGGCAGCACGTCTCCTACTCCATCGCGTCGGGAAACGACTTTGATACGTTCGCAATTGACGAAGGCACCGGTCTACTGCGTGTCAACAATCCTACCAAGTTAGATGCTGAGCTTTGGAACGATCTGACAGTGAAGTCTGGCGACGAATTGTCGGATGACGCGGGTCGCACCACCTCGTGGGCCAGATCTCTGGAAGATCAGCCGAAGGAGGAGCCCAGGGAAAGCTCGAGGCACATTCTCAATGTACTCGCGAGAACAGCAGCAGGTTCGGACGCCCTAGAAGCATATGTCAAAGTGATCGTCAGGGTGTCTGATGTTAACGACAACCCACCGATCTTCACTCAAACGCAATACTCTGCAACTGTATTAGAGGGCAATGTCAAAGGAGATTTCGTCGTCCAGGTGAGaacttttagttttataaaatcattatttttctattcgaCGCATACGTTCATACAAcgacaaagaaatatttttctaaaataaaggAAGGTTTCTAAAAGAATTAAGATATACAATCTAAATATggatactttattttttgtttaataaaagcatttataaaaataaatattaatataaaagatatatacgttagattctatatatattataaaatattcgctTTTGCAGCTTTCAGCAAGTGATGCCGATCAAGGATTAAACAGCAGAATTTTATACCATATTGTGGACGGCAACCCAGATAATGCCTTTACCATAAGCCCACCATACAGTGGAATTGTACGGACCAATATAGTCTTGGATCGTGAAATTCGTGAAAAGTACAGACTGACCATAATTGCGACTGACCAAGGAAATCCGCAATTAACTGGCACCGCTGCACTGAGCGTGCGAGTAATCGACATTAACGACAATCAGCCCACTTTTCCGGAACACAATGTCATTTCAGTTTCTGAAGGTAAATCATAACGGATACTATCCATATACTAAACctagaattaatataaattttaagataatgaaCATTAATAACAtgcagaatattatttatattataataatcttatcaaaaatctataattaatctatttttaaataagtacaACAGTCACGTCATATTACATTGCGAATATTGACTTACACTATGCATTAACATTTAGAGCTATTCTGGTATTTGATGTGTCATCATTTTCCCCGTTAAGTATCCGATCtttgcatttttcaaattgtgGCACCATTTCTTCAAGACTTTTGTCACCATCTATAATCATAACTGGCGCTGGTAAAGAAAACCAAGTTTTTCTACACAGCCAGTCGTCGTGAATTTCGTGAATTTGCCTCAAGTAATCTAATGATACAGAGTCCTCTTCTTTGCGCCCACGTGTCTGCATTCTTTGATACACCACTTCTGGTGTTGTTCTTAGATAGACTAAAAATGCACAATTCAATCAGAAGCAAGctacattttatacaaaatattttctctgcttaatttatacataccTATTAAGTCTGTTCTTACATTAGTGTTTTCCAAGCACCAATCATaccatttttctaaaatttccaCTTCTACATTCCGTATCATATTTGTACGCTTCATATTTTCTAAGAAACATCTTGAACTAAATATGGATCGTTCCATTACTTTATACGGTGATGGTGTACTCATAGTATGTAATTTCAATCTAGTTAATTGAGCATacgattgaaataaaaaggCGTAATTTATTGGGTCTTTGTATAAAAGATCCTAAAAGCAAACAACATTAACTTTCATTTAGAATATGAATAGATGTACATGAATATTTCTCCAATGCTTTCAGATTTTGTTGTAGATtcactataatatttttatcaataatgtgTCTGTAACATGTTGGCACTGAGAAACTTACCAACAAATTTACTCCTGCTACGTTTCGCCACAAATCCACTGGCTCTTGCAAAACTGTagcattgttaaaatttttgaagtggTTCAAAAACGTTGTTTTACCACTTCCAATGTTTCCCTCTATGCAGATTGTAAATGGGTTGTTGTAGAGTTTTCGTAGCGAgctcattttttgtaaatgtagCAACTTCCTTCTGAAACAATACATTGTTCTTAGTGTAAACTAGGCACCTAAGCCGacttatttcaattttatacgtTGTTATAAAGCAGCATTGATAAAATTAGTAGCCAATTCTGAGGAAATACAACTAATTAAACAATCTCACTTTCACATAATGAATCACATTTCATACTTAATAAACATTGTACTTTCggcttttatattatacatcag
The nucleotide sequence above comes from Linepithema humile isolate Giens D197 chromosome 4, Lhum_UNIL_v1.0, whole genome shotgun sequence. Encoded proteins:
- the LOC105672239 gene encoding deoxynucleoside kinase-like isoform X2, whose product is MFIKKLLHLQKMSSLRKLYNNPFTICIEGNIGSGKTTFLNHFKNFNNATVLQEPVDLWRNVAGVNLLDLLYKDPINYAFLFQSYAQLTRLKLHTMSTPSPYKVMERSIFSSRCFLENMKRTNMIRNVEVEILEKWYDWCLENTNVRTDLIVYLRTTPEVVYQRMQTRGRKEEDSVSLDYLRQIHEIHDDWLCRKTWFSLPAPVMIIDGDKSLEEMVPQFEKCKDRILNGENDDTSNTRIALNVNA
- the LOC105672239 gene encoding deoxynucleoside kinase-like isoform X1 — protein: MYNIKAESTMFIKRKLLHLQKMSSLRKLYNNPFTICIEGNIGSGKTTFLNHFKNFNNATVLQEPVDLWRNVAGVNLLDLLYKDPINYAFLFQSYAQLTRLKLHTMSTPSPYKVMERSIFSSRCFLENMKRTNMIRNVEVEILEKWYDWCLENTNVRTDLIVYLRTTPEVVYQRMQTRGRKEEDSVSLDYLRQIHEIHDDWLCRKTWFSLPAPVMIIDGDKSLEEMVPQFEKCKDRILNGENDDTSNTRIALNVNA
- the LOC105672239 gene encoding deoxynucleoside kinase-like isoform X3, giving the protein MSSLRKLYNNPFTICIEGNIGSGKTTFLNHFKNFNNATVLQEPVDLWRNVAGVNLLDLLYKDPINYAFLFQSYAQLTRLKLHTMSTPSPYKVMERSIFSSRCFLENMKRTNMIRNVEVEILEKWYDWCLENTNVRTDLIVYLRTTPEVVYQRMQTRGRKEEDSVSLDYLRQIHEIHDDWLCRKTWFSLPAPVMIIDGDKSLEEMVPQFEKCKDRILNGENDDTSNTRIALNVNA